The DNA window GGTTGAATTTGAAGAGTATGTTAATGATCTAGatgtatttgataataaaatatactGCACGTTCAAGCACTTACACGAAATCAAATACACAACGTTCACTAATGCTACTCAAACATGCTACACTAGCTTAGATCTGAGAAAAAGCTGTAGAATTGCAGCAGGAGATAATTTGATATTCCTCATGGAGAAGGAAAGAAACCCCATCTTTAGAATAGATCTGACGACCAAAAAACGTTCTACGTTCCATAAAGACGAGATCACTAACCCaacacatatacattttaataataagACTAAAGAACTAGCAGTGACATTTGATAAAGGGAGCAGTTTCAAAATCTTTAGTGTATGAAGTTATATGGAAATAACACAACTGATGCAGACAAAGTGTTGaagttgattttaaaatttcaccgttggttttagaaattttattttagcgattttttacaattattgttGTGGAATGTAGACTGGTGTAATTCTTGAATCCGTCATTAACTAAATACTATATGTGCATTATAAATGTCTATATATGCTTAAAAGATGACAGGCAGAAAGAGGACCAATTAAGAATTAATATTGATAATACGAAAGGTCAAATACAAcacatataaaatgtatttatgaaTGCTGTTTACAAAAATGGGGTTTGGAAAtgaattaatgattttttgggatatttaaaaatagttttagtgatatggaatatttaaaacaaaaattctatTGGGATATTAAATGTAGAAATTATAGGGATATGAGATATTGGAACAAAAACATTAATGGGATATTAGATATTGATACCCCCTTAACAAATCTCTTAAGTCAATTTTAGCCGCATAACCATGTATAAGGTTTTGGTTGTACTGCAACACTGGCATTTCTTGTAACAGGAAATGCTACCCTTTTATACCTAGTTTGTTAGGTCTCCGAGAAATTAAATACGGAACACCACTGATACTTTAaggaaaatgcattacgaataatCTCGTTCTTGTATCCTCTATTCCCATTCTACTCAAAGAGGAGTAACTCTgtatataattacatgtatttgtctGTGTAAATCTTGTCAAAGTGGCTTGATTAAACaacgtttcgttcccgaggggtatcactagcccagtagtcaacacttcggtgttgtcatgaatattaattatgtggtaatttttatgaaGGAGTAgttccagtaagacccctttttggctccaaaatatacagttttacaaaattgttaaaatgtaaacttttagttattattGGACAGAAGAAtgtttctgctacataaatatgggctatttttgacaatacaacGCACATATATCAGGTATTAGCACCATTAAgttatgctaaattactgaaatcttcacaattttagcattttagtttaattttggccgcattcgtgttcatccttaatattgaaaggtaagttgtatttgatgataatacataacatatataaaggttgaggatgaacagggatgcggccactttcagttttgacaaaaagcatctgaaaagtgacatttttctgCATAtgtggtagatttttcatattttagcttgaatcagatcgtttttaatgactaattcagttaaaatctgtcacataaactaattgaatcaaatgaaatagacacttaagtgtttaaaaagtggtctaaatctttcgtcagatgaacctgaaatttgaggccaaaatcgatccttaccggaccttctcctttcctattataaaattttcaaaaaactaatgattttcttatcccaggaatagattaccttatccatatttggcacaaatttttagaaatttaggtccttaatgctcttcaaccttgttttgctttataccTTTTTGTGcagagcgttactgatgagtcttatgtagacggaaCCGCTGTTTGGCgcataaattataatcctggtacctttgataactatccacaacactgggtcgatgccactgctggtagacgtatcgtccccgatggtatcaccagcttagtagtcagcacttcggtgttgacgtgaatatcaattatatggttatttttttttataaatttcctgttacaaaaggATTTTCGTATCGCTGGAAACGATTATCTTATCCGTATTTCGCACAACCTTttagaattttgggtcctcaatgctcctcaactttgtacttgtttgactttatcaCTATTTAGATCTGAgggtaactgatgagtcttatttagacgaaacgcgcgtctggcgtattaaattgtaatcctggtacctttgattaccaTTATCACCCTTTAACAATATAGTCCCTGGTACGACGGTGTATTACAGACAAGTATTATTCATACGCTATcccgatttatttttttatgttttgtgcCTCCAATAGTAAATAGGCAAATGAAATTGCACAGTAAAAAAAGGTCATGAATGTATGGGAAATGTAAGGGTTTGGTCctgttaaaaagataaaaaaataaataaatgtcacTTTCAAAGGAAAGACCACCTTCGACctcaaaatgatttatatttagCGTTATAACTGATGGATTTTCTATcactttgatataatttgtccagAAAGTAGTTCACCAGACtgtaaaattttgttgagaAAAAATCTGTATAGGCTTTCTGATGGGACCTCGGGTAGGTACAAAAATACAGTACATTATACACATACAATatctatataccagctttgatagTGTTTggtataacaatatatatgttgtgatcttacactattgtttcagataatggTGAAAGTTTGGTACCATgcatttaaacgtttaaactTGCTGCagttgtttgcacctgtcctaagtccggaatctgatgttcagtatttATCGTTTGTTTTATGTGGTTcttacgtgtttctcgtttctcttttttatatagataagaccgctggttatcccgtttgaatggttttacacaagtattttTTGGGATAcattatagcttgctgtttggtgtgagcaaagactccgtgttgaagaccgtactttaacctataatggtttacttctatgaattgtaacttggattgagagttgtctcattgaaactCAAACTAtttcttcttatatctatatacaagtCTTTCTTACATATTAACAAACTAATTTATCATATAAGCCATTATAAGCATATTACCACTAATGCTATTTACCGAGAAAGTAATTATTAATTAAActcaattttcattttgatttcaacTTAACGAATGTTATGTTTAGGAACGAAGACTATATATCAAGTTGtatgccatttaaaaaaaagaggggtcTATGTACTTAAACATTGTACCAATAATCCGTTCACATAAAACTTATATGACCTCAacctattgtttttataatttgcaattTCATAGTTTTCACATAACTTTCGTATCTAGCTATATATGATGGATAATAGCCTTAAACTACATGTACCAATCATCATTGtgttaatttttaatgttaagATCAACCTACTGTTcttacaatttgttttaatgttcaCGTGTATGTTGGTATTTAGGTCCTCCGTAACCCCTCTAATGCTCATTCTGGCATATATCAATTATTTGTATACTCCCGTTTACGGAACGTATTATGATATACCGTTGTCCATCcgtcggacaataactcaaaaatgctttaaccaatttgcataaaacaataatgaactgtttatatctattgacgtgaggtccttttcgttgttttttgttatgaattttctaTTTTACGTTTCCAAGTTATGGGGTTTAATTCATTTTCACTTTCTTGTTTTCGGATAATAACTTAAAAATGCTTCCAACAATTTGCAAGAAACTTTGTGGAATTgcttatatctattgacatgagctccctttcgatttttacaaattttaaattttacatttccgAATTATGGGGTTTTAACCATTAAATCAAAGTACTTAAGTACTGAACATTGAATGACTGCAAGTTTTTGAGGATGTTCacaagcacttgtctcagaaaaaaaaatcgattctTGACCTGAAAGTGAGGTTAAtgtaaagatatatttttgtttctgatatttttctgatttttattctgaaataccaatattgataaaagaaaaaaggatAAATGAAACGTCACATATAGGCGTgaacattttttacatttaacttAAAGTACTTACTAAGGGTTATTGATTGCAAtgtatatcatgtttatgatgtagatttatatatattctggCGCATGGTCAATAAACACTAAACAGAATGGGTTATATGTGTGCGTCTTTAATAAATTcaattcatatttcatattatgactttgtttgtgtttataatatatcttttaattgctaaattttaaaatcactaCACTATTATGCCCATAAATAGTtatctatattatataaatgttattaatcaaatattttacctaatttgaagtcaaataaaacaatagtaTGTTTGTACTGGTTGTCTATGGCAACTTAGATCAAGTAGCAAGGTAAGCttttattttgtctgttgtCAATATTAAGATACCCCATTTACAATCATACTACTTCTCATTTTTACTATAATAGCAAGATCAACAAATTACTCatcatgaccgaaatggtcagtcgACTCATTATAGAACTGTTTACTCAAATAAGATGATTGTTATCAACTCCTTGCGTTTTCTCAATCCTCAAACAAATAGACAGGaactttatgaaaaatgttCCACTCATTTGCTCATTTgctcatttacaaaaaaaacaaccttacAAAGAAAGCCTAGAATTCTatgtaaacaacaaaaatgaccATAAATATTTACAAGAGAGGAGACATATACCACAGTGACAttttaaatcgaaaataaactgacaatgtaatggctaaaaaaaagatcaacagaaacaaaaaacacaacatataccggttgactttagaaacgcaacaatCATTTTGTAGATGTTATTTTCACCAAATCATGTTTGATCCGAATACAACTACTATACATGCTTATCATAATTCTTTCTCtttcgaaaaaatcaacatcTGACTTACCTTTGGTTATTAAACATACCGAATCATTGAGATCGCACGAATTTCAGAAAGCAAAATTTCGAGCtaataacagatttttttcattttgttttctttgtgaaacagttctttcaatccttGGCCACACtgaaatcagttaaaaaaatgttgcatcCCCATATTGCAAATACTGAGTAATAAAAAACTGAATCAACCCATTAGAATACTGCAAACCGGAAAACGTGAACGTGCTGCAACCAGAAAATTTGAAGTCAGAAACTCATCTTACTGTACTTTCGACAATGATACCGGTAGAAGATATTTGATGAAGACCATTAGTGACCAGATCAACATGTAGTGACAATGCAACGTCAATAGAATTTGAATACGCAACGTCATTTGCGAGACAGACCTACGGCCGTGACGTCAACTGCTAATCAAATTACCGAATGCCATTTTGCACAGATTTATGCCTTAAATGTTTCCTATTAACTGAACTACCAAAGGATCGACTgcagaaaaaaacattcaaagcCTTAAAGTTTCAACCGCATAATTGCCAAACCCATTGTAATGGATGGAACAACGGTAAATCAGAAAGTGAAAAACTGAACCCAAAACGTGCCGAACATTATTGGTTGATCTCTCTGATAATCATTTTGGCGTTTGTCACAGGCAGTTATTGCTTCTGACGGTTGCACGTTCATTGGTAAGGGTAAAACCATAGTTTCAGTGTATAGCACAATATTTGAAcgttaaaaatgacaaaattaattcaaTTGTTGACCTGgcatttttgttaaacattGAAGTAATGAAAAAACTTTCTGTTCATaagtttgtttacaaacaatttaatatttgaaaatgggaACTACAAAgaataatctagtgttgcgtttctaaagccgGTCAGTATATATTAATTGCAAATTGATCAATAGAGCCAAAATTGTCAATCGACTCCTTATAAGAGTTATTGACATTAAACAACGATGTTTAGTAGTAGTATCCAATACTGTatcataaacatttgaaaactgTAAACTAAAATGAATTATGGgcagtcaaattaaaaaaaaaaagcaaaaatgcTTAAATGTGccaagatctacaaataagttaacagaCATGATCGGTTAACTCCCTACGGTTGTTATATCCACAAAGGACGATTATTTACCTTATTAACGTATTGGTCTTAAATCTATAACAGAAAGAGAGAActgtaaacaaaaaacaaatgaccATAAATACCTCAACAAACCATATAATGTAAGTCCACTTATTGGTCGACACCATTACTTTTGGAACTTATTTCCAGAAATTATAAAGCTCAGTTGTGAGTCCTGTTATCAATTGATTTTGTATCAgttcatttgttttgtcattCTGTTGTTATCCTCCTATAAATGATGTATATCCCGCGGTGTTGGTTTATCACCCAGATTTATTTTTGCTTAATCGATTTTTGACTATTGAaaagtggtatactactgttgttcttaaatataacaaatgtttctatttcttaaatttaacattgatagTTTAAGATaccgttttttattttttatttgcctTTAAGTGAGGGTTGAACAGTGGTGATCATACTTTTGAGGGATGCATTCATATCTTTGATTTCCTGAAaatgtttgattatttattgtatttttaatgtaaatctTTATCTTGATTGACGTGGTCTTCATTTGGTTATTGAATAGAGTGGAATTTCGACGTTTGTTAATATTGAATTTGGATAATGCTGGATACGTATGTGAAGCGTGTAATGTTCTTTGAATATATTATAAGTTGCAGTAGAATGTTGGCTTGCTAAGGATATAggctttattttatttaggccAGGTCGCATTATCCAAGCCAGATGTATAACTGTATGTTtcctaattcttttattttgtgtttgatGTTTCTCTCAAGCCTGTGAAGGGATTTTTTACATATCAACGAACTGTGTTTTCTGGATGTAAATGAAGATGTTTCCAGAAATCCCGTGCGTTACACCCAGTGGTCAAAATCCATTGGTCTTCGTAACAATAGATTTATTCAATTTACAGTTGTTTTAGAAATAGAAActataaagtaaaacaatagaactggggtgTTAATTCCATTCTtcacaatttcagaaaaatgacaacatttgCTGCGCTGTTTTGTTTTGCCACTTGCATATCTTATTCGCTGAAAATTAAACCTTTTCAATTAAAACGAAATCAAATCATTGACGATTGACTTTGTGGAgtcatttaaaatcatttcaataaAATCTGCATATGATTCATATACACATATCGACGTGTTATGTACCTTACCTGTAGTGAGGTTCTTTAATCGATATTTGTATTGTTGGTTAATGAACAAGGTAAGATGTTTAAACCTAAGCAAATtgattgtttaatatatttatgataaatattaaaagctCGAATGTAAGATCACAACACTTTAAGCGGCGCTGTTCCTTTGCTGTTTATGTTTTCTGCTGTGCATACACTGACTTTTTGTCTTGAATAGTACCATTTATATTGTCTTTTCTACTTAACCAAATTAAATATGTACATGTCTTATGTCTATCTCTAGATGCACCTTCCgtcttaaggaggctcgcgggtataaaattttcagaaaaaaatcaaacgtttattttttattacaaattttatttattaccttaagaagttgttactttatcatatggtacaaaaattattccaaaaaatcaatacgtgttggccccaggtgacttttaaaatgtagatatcattgaaaaagcttcaAATTATCTTCCCTTtacaaaaatgccattttttggcattaaaatttaaatttcttttttaactcatcggtgacctatattttttattgttattttcgaaagtgctgtacataaactaaatagttgtaaaattttagccatttctgtaatttagttcttttttaatttctatattaccgctttttctcctattagttcaacagaaaaaaaggacattagcaaaaatgtatgcttttttcgaatgcagattgtgagcgtaaatgaacgctgacccccattttttatttaatttttccatTAGGTATCAGATAAAgtcaatttatagaaaaatatagcgaaatcttatattaaataaaaaattgatttagacccgcgagcccccgtAAGGTAACACTAGTAAGACTAAagacattatatttttattaagcGGATGTGGTCGAGTGGTATAGAGCGCTGGTCAGGAGGCTATGCGACTGATGCTGTTGTGTATTAAGATAAGAGATCAAAATCCCCCTGAGGGATGGACAAAACTTTGTCAgcagaaaaatctaattctaaAACTGTTGGGTGTAATTTTCAGTATGTATATTCCATAAACAACCGTCGATTAACATGCACGACAAATGCCTCCATGCTAATACCACAGCCTTCTCGTATATAATCACAAATATTCCTTTTCCAACCATGATTGCATATTggtatgcatttacttttctacattggctagaggtatagggggagggttgatatctcataaacatgtttaaccccgccgcatttttgcgcctgtcccaagtcagaagcctctggccttgttagtcttgtattttttttaattttagtttcttgtgtacaatttggaaattagaatggcgtccattatcactgaactagtttatatttgtttagtggccagctgaaggacgcctccgggtgtgggaatttctcgctacagtgaagacctgttggtgaccttctgttgtttttttttttatatggtcgggttgttgtctctttgaaacattctccatttcaattctcaatttcattatcAGGGGTTAATGAAACACTTTCATTCGTGGGTTCTAAACCTACGGAGAAAAAAGGCTCAGTCATCATCTGACAGTAGCAGAAACGCCCTACATCTCCATCCATTACTCCAACATATCCCCCACAACATGAGTGTAACGTTGTTatcatttattaaattaatattataagATAATAAGGCTCTATAAATTTGTGAAATCACAGTTCCTTTCTGATCTTTTCCTGCTTCCGTAAATATACTTTCTTGGTATTTTATGGTTAATCTTATTTCTATAACCAAAAGCGATTCATTTCAAAGGTCCCGGGTACTCTCAGACCACTCCGTCTTCCTACACCTAAAACACAAAAGACATGATATACCCAGTAGtgttaaaatttacattaaacaaactgcatgaaaataaatctaattTTATGCACTGCATTTTCAGTAATGACAGATACCGAGATTTGTGCCGGTTGTCTCAGAGTTAATGAAAGAGAGATTGCTGTCTCGTGGTGTAATGATTGTGGGGAACCAGTTTGTCGACCTTGTGATAAAGCCCATAGGAGATTTGCTGTACCTCATGACGTCAttgatataaaagatatatcCAACGTTAGCAAAACCATAACCAAGATTTGCAGAGAACATACTGGACAGACATTAATCTTTTTTTGCATCATTCACGATAAAATTGTTTGTCATGTCTGTATATCCGAATCACATAAAGAGTGTGATATCAACCATATAGAGAAAGCTGCCAAGGGAATTAAGGACAGCTCAGCAATACATGATCTGAAACAACGAATACACAACCAGAAAGATACCATAGAAAAGTTGAAGGAGGAATACCATGAGCTGTCTAGCAAGATAGGCCAAGACAAGGAGCAGCAACAAGAAAGACTAAAACAATTACATTCAGCCATTGGAGACCATTTGAATCGATTGGAGAAAAATATAGATACCCATTATAACCAAGgcgttgaaaaaatatcaagcaACACAGAACAATTAAAGTCTCTAGCACAAACAACACAAGCCAACCTGCAAGACATTGAAAAGGCAGAAATAGAAGAGAGCCAAGTCAACTTATTCCATATCGTAAAACATCTCGATACCAGTCAACTGTCAGATGAGGAAAATCTTCAGCTTTTAGAGAATGATATTAGCAATATACCGTTACAGTTTATTCCTGAGACTTTCATTGGCAAAGTAGATGCAATGTTTAATGAGTTTGATCATGATGCTCAAACGACGTCGTTAAAAATCCAAAATAGTAGGAGTAAGACCAGGCAGTCACAATTACGCGTGGATTTAGATGAACAACAAAGTCTTAAAAAAACGGGAATTTATCATGCAGGAAAGTCTTCGAAATTTTATGCATGCTGCTTCAGCGAAGACAACAAGGTTGGAATAATCGAAGAACAATCACTTCGTGAGGAGCATCCTAGTCCTTTTACTACTGTAACTATATACTTGCGAATCATTAACCTGAAGGATTGCAAGTCACACGCTTTCCAACTTGACCATACATACAATAATATATGTAAAGATACTATTTGCTGGTTCGATCGAAACAACATATTAATTGTTCAAGATGATAGTGTTCACGTTATTGACCTGAAATTAGAGAATATTTATCGTACACTTAAAGTAATCAAGTATACTGGTTGTTCATCACCATGGCCAGTATCCTGCAACTGGATAACTTGTATCGAAAGTCAGATTCTGGTATTTTGTAATTATACTTGGGTTTCTTGGATGGATTACAATGGAAAAAGTGTGAAAAGGGTTGAATTTGAAGAGAATGTTTATGATCTAGATGTATTTGATAATAAGATATACTGTACGTTAAGTAACTTACACGAAATCAAATGCACAACGTTTGCTAATTCTACTCAAACATGCTACACCAGCTTAGATCTGAGAAAAAGCTGTAGAATTGCAGCAGGAGATAATTTGATATTCCTCATGGAGAAGGAAAGAAACACCATCTTTAGAATAGATCTCACGACCAAACAACGTTCTACGTTCCATAAGGATGAGATCACCAACCCAACACATATCAATTTCAATGATAAGACTAAAGAACTAGCAGTGACATTTGACGAAGGGAACAGTTTGAAAATCTTTAGTGTATAGATGTAATATGGAAATAACGTAACTGATGCAGACAATTGTGGGAGTTGGTTGTAACATTGTTGTGTTTAGAAATGTCGTGGATTTAAAACACAAACCGTTGTGGAATATAAGCTTTTTTTATTCTTGAAACCGTCATAAAACTTTACTTCTATATGTAagattgagaattgaaatggggaaaatatcaaagagacaacaatccgacaaAAGAGCAGccaacagcaaaaggtcaccaaatGCACACGGAAGTGGTCCCCATGATcatctggcccctaaaaaaatgtgtttgaattCAATTAAAATGGACGTCtccgaaggtatcaccagcctagtagtcaacacctcggtgttgatatgaatatcaataaagttgtaatttctataaattttctgtttacaaaacgttgaatttttcgaaaaactaaggatattcttatcccaggcatatattgcCTTAGACGTATTtcatttggcacaactttttggattttttgtatcctcaatgctcttcaactttgtacttgtttggctttatacataatttgatataagcgtcactgatttgtcttatgtagacgaaacgtgatGTGTACGGATTAacaatttagtcttagatgcatgattcttttattagttgttagtggctttgaactggctgtcagataactgcgagtactcttatatctgtttgttgtatctttttgtgtcgggatgtataaatacccggccacgttcacttgtatttttgtccatctgatgaggtaagcctttttcaacagatttttatagttcgttcttatgttgtactgttataccactgtctcaggttatggggagggttgggatcccgctaacatgtttaacaccgccacattatttatgtatttgcctgttccaagtcaggagcctgtttttcagtggttgtcgtttgttcatgttacatatatgtttttttcgttcattttttttaaatacatatggaaaaaagtattgcaacaccttgattttttaatacttgaaaaatcagtctcttattttggatggaatatgataaaatatgtgtaaaataatattaaaacgtagttaatgataacattggcttTATAACGatcaaaaaatgtatgaaaaaaaaagttttatctaaccaaatattttataacaaaatgatgTGTTTTTTGTCCAaagaaaatgcattttaaaacttttactgtagtcaaACTTTataatgtcagacatttcaaaattaatctttagatgattgttcacatcatggttgatcgttatacgccaaagaattagtactttgtgcgcagtcTCCTTTAAAACTTATAACCGCATgttaacgtcttctgattcctgccataagtcgactaatttgttgctaagcTAGGAGAAACCGATCTTGACGCaggctattatttatttcatgatttgtttgaactggggtgtcctttcATGCACTTGATGCCCAAAAGCGTCCGaaatatgctcgatatggttcaaattcgGGCTACGATTgggccaaggaagatgaaccgaattTCATTGGAACACTAGTTCTTCCTCCACGACGCTAATTTACAACTTTGGCCAGCTCTGCACTATATTGGATACGGGtatctgtgtgtctgttcgtagtCAAAGGTCCCTAAAATGGTTTTATCGCgcgataaccagtagcgatgagccgatctcgaacagttcttgtttaaaGGCTCCTGTATGGTCATCattctctttttaggattgttATGTTTGCAAtaggtttccttctgaccaaccttcatcATGCTTTATTTTCCCTAGAAAAGTTATAGGGGGTCTTTTGGAcctcggaaggtctttaacatcgtttcatgcctgatttttattctcaaaac is part of the Mytilus trossulus isolate FHL-02 chromosome 13, PNRI_Mtr1.1.1.hap1, whole genome shotgun sequence genome and encodes:
- the LOC134694561 gene encoding uncharacterized protein LOC134694561; protein product: MTDTEICAGCLRVNEREIAVSWCNDCGEPVCRPCDKAHRRFAVPHDVIDIKDISNVSKTITKICREHTGQTLIFFCIIHDKIVCHVCISESHKECDINHIEKAAKGIKDSSAIHDLKQRIHNQKDTIEKLKEEYHELSSKIGQDKEQQQERLKQLHSAIGDHLNRLEKNIDTHYNQGVEKISSNTEQLKSLAQTTQANLQDIEKAEIEESQVNLFHIVKHLDTSQLSDEENLQLLENDISNIPLQFIPETFIGKVDAMFNEFDHDAQTTSLKIQNSRSKTRQSQLRVDLDEQQSLKKTGIYHAGKSSKFYACCFSEDNKVGIIEEQSLREEHPSPFTTVTIYLRIINLKDCKSHAFQLDHTYNNICKDTICWFDRNNILIVQDDSVHVIDLKLENIYRTLKVIKYTGCSSPWPVSCNWITCIESQILVFCNYTWVSWMDYNGKSVKRVEFEENVYDLDVFDNKIYCTLSNLHEIKCTTFANSTQTCYTSLDLRKSCRIAAGDNLIFLMEKERNTIFRIDLTTKQRSTFHKDEITNPTHINFNDKTKELAVTFDEGNSLKIFSV